In Hoplias malabaricus isolate fHopMal1 chromosome 6, fHopMal1.hap1, whole genome shotgun sequence, a single window of DNA contains:
- the trib1 gene encoding tribbles homolog 1, giving the protein MVVHGCGSGLRAGCRRAQKRMDSDEPVAKCPRLRLRQSEAPAGDAAVLSSSPRCPASGGPPSSPPEPQGPSRIGRFLLLPLAERAGLHSALDTDTGEELLCKVFNMGQYQEKIRAYSMLPRHRNIAQIKDIVLGERKAYVFQEKDYGDMHTFVKSCKRIPEEKAAKFFFQVASAVTHCHQAGIVLGDLKLRKFVFSDEKRTHLKLEGLEDCRILTGEDDSVSDTHGCPAYVSPEIVSGGGSYSGKQADAWSLGVLLYTMLVGRYPFHDPDPATLFSKIRRGAFCMPENISLQARCLLRSLLRREPSERLTAAEVLIHPWFHSSVRDPDNSEQDVGSAEQMVPQVELELDEQLFC; this is encoded by the exons ATGGTCGTGCACGGCTGTGGCAGCGGTCTTCGCGCCGGCTGCAGGCGCGCGCAAAAACGCATGGACAGCGACGAGCCCGTGGCCAAGTGTCCGCGGCTGCGGCTGCGGCAGAGCGAGGCTCCTGCGGGAGACGCGGCGGTGCTGAGCTCCTCTCCGCGTTGTCCGGCGAGCGGAGGTCCTCCGAGCTCACCTCCAGAGCCGCAGGGTCCTTCTCGAATTGGTCGCTTTCTGCTGCTGCCCCTAGCCGAGCGAGCAGGACTTCACAGCGCTCTGGACACGGACACTGGAGAGGAGCTGCTCTGCAAG GTGTTTAATATGGGACAGTATCAAGAGAAGATCAGGGCCTACAGCATGCTGCCAAGGCACAGGAACATTGCCCAGATCAAAGACATTGTCCTGGGGGAACGCAAGGCCTATGTGTTTCAGGAGAAGGACTATGGAGACATGCACACATTTGTGAAGAGCTGTAAGCGCATCCCTGAGGAAAAGGCTGCTAAGTTTTTCTTCCAGGTGGCTTCAGCAGTCACTCACTGCCACCAGGCTGGCATCGTGCTGGGGGACCTGAAGCTCCGCAAGTTTGTGTTCTCCGAtgaaaaaag GACTCATTTGAAGCTGGAGGGTCTGGAGGACTGTCGTATCCTGACCGGTGAGGATGACTCAGTGTCGGACACACACGGCTGCCCAGCGTATGTCAGCCCAGAGATTGTGAGCGGTGGGGGCAGTTACTCAGGGAAGCAAGCGGATGCCTGGAGCCTAGGGGTCCTGCTCTACACCATGCTGGTGGGCCGTTACCCCTTCCACGATCCAGACCCTGCCACACTCTTCTCTAAAATCCGGCGGGGGGCTTTCTGCATGCCTGAGAACATCTCACTTCAGGCCCGCTGCCTCCTACGCAGCCTCCTCCGAAGAGAACCCTCTGAAAGACTGACCGCCGCCGAGGTGCTCATCCACCCGTGGTTCCACAGCAGTGTCCGGGACCCTGACAACTCAGAGCAGGATGTTGGCTCTGCGGAGCAGATGGTGCCTCAGGTCGAACTGGAGCTGGATGAGCAGCTCTTCTGCTGA